A section of the Acomys russatus chromosome 10, mAcoRus1.1, whole genome shotgun sequence genome encodes:
- the Gprin3 gene encoding G protein-regulated inducer of neurite outgrowth 3, whose amino-acid sequence MGTVPDPLRVTKASIVPVSEKEEAGQELQSVSPQPAQPDKNASAPGNATAELSLRLSAAAEALMQACVHDSSEQDMASPGVLNKVEQVCPTHNTPIDSQLQGSKEPAAPGSNSTAGKELISAPFPRAAIQHTHHAVRGDPPNTSTCLVPEDSLEKSKANSNSEKPEKSSCPSRVTCCSSKSQMLCDFSSPENIQGTVQASDTAIGTRSCASTDRPEGEGQKDISHATVGFTEPPAGRACPENKQPSGTNSDSLDERSEKPPVSLLTSRDATCSLGAESLLPAEHPVSRFKEASTMTCQAESEPKEFPGRAWQDAEVQAVASMESRSVSTSPSILPALLKEIPAPEPEHGQEQLRVICHGKGSGGHLLELSNSMEEPQKSRQRPVIEPQVHIQAAAATPAVFKGGCKPGNKPAEALKSPPIHVACSQNQDTVEDGTSSASKEATSRQLTGMNPDSQKASSIGQISRVAGSQAEISHRLGNSETTPPEFVAKTTNDQKPEPGCKLPDSRGGANKNDQLKSSDPADKRGAKDQKPASSPLNVKERAPGATSTPDAKSLLLNPKSQGNEGAAASEVNPEPSPGRKSLQNTLEEHRQTKTVTSLSLPSEGTGDSSPGSGKRTPSRSVKASPRRASRVSEFLKELNVTAAAAQVGLTPSEKKKQLGADSKLQLKQSKRVRDVVWDDQGMTWEVYGASLDPESLGVAIQNHLQRQIREHEKLVKTQSGQSRRSISSDSSSSKKLKGRQQGVLQSMLQNFRRPNCCVRPAPSSVLD is encoded by the coding sequence ATGGGGACTGTACCTGACCCTCTCAGAGTGACTAAAGCTTCCATAGTGCCTGTTTCCGAAAAGGAAGAGGCTGGACAGGAGCTTCAGAGTGTCTCACCACAACCAGCTCAGCCAGATAAGAATGCCAGTGCCCCAGGCAATGCGACTGCAGAACTCAGCCTTAGGCTCAGTGCAGCTGCTGAGGCCCTGATGCAAGCCTGTGTGCATGACTCCAGTGAGCAAGACATGGcatctcctggtgtcctcaataAAGTGGAGCAAGTGTGCCCCACACACAACACTCCCATTGACTCCCAGCTTCAAGGAAGCAAGGAGCCGGCAGCACCAGGCTCGAATTCTACAGCAGGAAAGGAACTTATATCTGCTCCATTTCCAAGGGCAGCCATTCAGCACACTCACCATGCTGTCCGAGGAGACCCACCAAATACTAGTACCTGTCTGGTACCTGAAGATTCCTTGGAGAAATCAAAGGCAAACTCAAACAGTGAGAAACCTGAAAAGTCAAGTTGTCCTAGCAGGGTCACGTGTTGCAGCAGCAAAAGTCAAATGCTCTGTGATTTTTCGTCTCCAGAAAATATTCAGGGTACTGTACAGGCTTCAGATACTGCGATAGGAACTCGCTCATGCGCTTCTACAGACAGACCTGAGGGAGAAGGGCAGAAAGACATCAGCCATGCCACAGTGGGATTCACTGAACCTCCAGCAGGAAGGGCATGCCCAGAGAACAAACAGCCCTCTGGTACCAACTCGGACAGCCTAGATGAAAGGTCTGAAAAGCCTCCAGTATCCCTCCTCACCAGCAGAGATGCCACATGTTCTCTAGGTGCAGAGTCGCTGCTGCCCGCTGAGCATCCGGTGTCAAGGTTCAAAGAAGCCAGTACAATGACCTGCCAAGCTGAAAGCGAGCCGAAGGAGTTCCCTGGCAGGGCTTGGCAAGATGCCGAGGTGCAGGCAGTGGCAAGTATGGAGAGCAGGTCTGTCTCTACGAGCCCCAGCATCCTCCCCGCGCTCTTAAAGGAAATCCCTGCCCCTGAGCCGGAGCACGGACAAGAGCAGCTCCGTGTAATTTGCCACGGCAAGGGCAGTGGAGGCCACTTGTTGGAACTCTCAAACAGCATGGAAGAGCCCCAGAAGTCAAGGCAACGCCCGGTCATTGAACCACAGGTGCACATCCAGGCAGCTGCTGCCACTCCTGCAGTTTTCAAAGGGGGATGCAAACCAGGGAACAAACCAGCCGAAGCCCTTAAATCCCCACCGATCCATGTGGCCTGCAGTCAAAACCAGGATACCGTGGAAGATGGGACGTCTTCAGCAAGCAAAGAGGCAACCTCCAGACAGCTTACAGGTATGAATCCTGACTCCCAGAAAGCTAGCTCCATTGGCCAGATTTCCCGTGTGGCAGGGAGTCAGGCTGAGATAAGTCATCGATTGGGGAACTCTGAAACCACTCCACCTGAGTTTGTAGCGAAAACTACAAATGACCAAAAACCAGAGCCAGGCTGCAAACTGCCCGACTCCCGTGGAGGTGCCAACAAAAACGACCAGCTAAAGAGCTCAGACCCTGCTGATAAAAGAGGTGCAAAGGACCAGAAGCCTGCTTCTTCTCCTCTTAACGTGAAAGAGCGTGCACCTGGGGCCACCAGCACCCCAGATGCTAAATCCCTACTGCTAAATCCTAAATCTCAAGGAAATGAAGGTGCTGCGGCATCAGAGGTCAATCCTGAACCCTCCCCAGGGAGGAAGAGCCTGCAGAACACCTTGGAAGAACACAGGCAGACCAAGACCGTCACGAGCCTGAGCCTGCCATCTGAAGGCACAGGTGATTCAAGCCCAGGCTCTGGCAAGAGGACCCCTTCTCGCTCTGTCAAAGCTAGCCCGCGTAGAGCCAGCCGGGTCAGCGAGTTCCTGAAGGAGCTTAATGTGACAGCAGCTGCTGCCCAGGTGGGGCTCACACCTAGcgagaagaagaaacagctggGTGCAGACTCCAAGCTGCAGCTGAAACAGTCCAAGCGAGTGAGGGACGTGGTGTGGGATGACCAGGGCATGACCTGGGAAGTGTATGGTGCTTCCTTGGACCCAGAGTCTCTGGGAGTTGCCATCCAGAACCATTTACAAAGGCAAATTAGGGAACACGAGAAGTTAGTTAAAACACAAAGTGGCCAGTCTCGAAGATCTATTTCCTCAGATTCTTCTTCCAGTAAGAAGCTCAAAGGGCGACAGCAGGGCGTCCTGCAGTCCATGCTGCAAAACTTCCGGCGCCCCAACTGCTGTGTCCGTCCTGCCCCATCTTCTGTGCTAGACTGA